One bacterium DNA segment encodes these proteins:
- a CDS encoding prepilin-type N-terminal cleavage/methylation domain-containing protein — MTRDRAKPCRRHARRGGFTMTEVAVSMLLLTVGLVAATSTLVAVYQHRDLSKTLMTATNLAEERMEALKSGTYGQAADNEEDFGDIAEYPQFRCVTTVTENETDTLKTVAVDVSSHNGLSVRLETLVAKR; from the coding sequence ATGACACGCGATCGCGCCAAACCATGCCGGCGGCACGCGCGGCGCGGCGGCTTCACGATGACGGAAGTCGCCGTGTCGATGCTGCTTCTGACGGTCGGGCTCGTCGCGGCGACCTCCACGCTCGTCGCGGTGTATCAACACCGCGATCTGTCCAAGACCCTGATGACCGCCACCAATCTCGCGGAGGAGCGCATGGAAGCGCTGAAATCCGGCACGTACGGCCAGGCCGCTGACAACGAGGAAGACTTCGGCGACATCGCGGAATATCCGCAATTCCGGTGCGTCACGACGGTGACGGAAAACGAAACGGATACGCTAAAGACCGTGGCCGTGGACGTGTCGTCGCATAACGGCCTGTCAGTCCGCCTCGAAACGCTGGTGGCCAAGCGATGA